A window of Oryza glaberrima chromosome 2, OglaRS2, whole genome shotgun sequence genomic DNA:
GGCTTTCTCTTGGATTGGTCACGCGttgtcttgaatttttttttcccgtcATCGAGGAAAATTTTGCCCTATCTTGCTCGTTTCTTGGTTGTTGGTGACCGAATCCAAACCCTAGGTTATCCGCAACATTCCGGTCCAATTCGTGCAAACTGGCATGTTATTGGGGATTTGTTTGCTCCTGCTAATTTCATGAAATACGTATGGCTCGGGTCCCTTGGAAGATTTTAGGTGCGTCGTCTAATCTGTTAGTTTGGAACCCGGAGCAAAATATTTCTGAGCTGTCGCTGCAAATCTGTTGGAGAAACGGCTGTGTCCCTTGAAGACTCTAGGTGCGCCGTCTAAtctgttacttcctccgtttcacaatgtaagtcattctagtatttcccacattcatattgatactaatgaatctagatagatatagtctagattcattggcattaatatgaatgtgggaaatggtgcaatgacttacattatgaaaaggagggagtagtttagaACGCAAAGCAAAATATTTCTGATATTTTGCTGAAAATTTGTTGGAGAAATGGGGACTCATGCAGAATGTATGTGAAATCCTGGTTTCCTTCAGCAACCATATGTTGTTATGCTACAAGTTGAACTAATATTTTTCTGACCATGTGCAAAATTTGTAGAACAAAATGTGTAATATATACTGCTTATTGTTTTTCTCTAGCAATTTTGTCTTTTCCCCCTTTGCTCAGTACCTAGAATTTTTCAGGCAAGGTTGAGGAAGAAAAGCTTGCTGATTTGTGATGGCTGCCCCAACTGCAACAGCTGTTTTTCTTGATGAGAACCTGCATATCCATAGGGGTAAGGCTGCTTTTGATCTGACTAATTCATCACAAGGAGGATTTCCTGTGGTAAATGACTGACATGTTTGGTCCATGTGTGCAGGGCCTGCTGGCAAGAGGGCTGATGGATTGAAGGCCAAGCCACTGAAGCCATTAGCAGCAAAGCAAGGGCTTCAAGAGAAGAAGGCCCTGAGGGATGTATCCAACATTGGCAAGCCCCCGGTGTCTACGCGGAAGCCCCTGCAGGACGTGTCCAACACCGCCAAGCCCCGAGGGCGCAACATTTCTGATGGCACTACCTTGAAGAAGACTGCTCTTCGCAGCCATGAGGCCACCAAGAACCCAGTGAAGAAGACTGTAATCTTTTCTGATGAGACCGCAAAATGCCATGAATGGGCTAAGGATGGGGTGGAGGGCACCCACTTCACTGGGAATGATTCTCAGAAGTTGGAAAAGGACAGTCAAGACAAACGTAAGAGTTCACTTCCTGCAGTTCAATATGCCATAGAACCCTTTTGCTTTCAGTAGGCTCAGATAGTGAGATAACTTGTTTTGTTATTGTTCATTCTACACAGGTGTCAAGAAGAAGGTGGAGAAAATAATGTCAGCATTGCACGACTGGCCAGACGCGGTATTTGATCATGTGCTTTTTCCATCTGAGGTATGTATTTCAAAGAGCACAGTGTTCAGACTTTTCCAGATTGCTTTTACTTTTGAAATATTTCTGTGGATTTGAATTTCAAGGTCGAAGAAGAAAGCTTTTGATTTTTTCTATGTACAAATACACTACCTAACTTGGCTAACTAGCTTGGCAGATAATTTATTGAATCTAGAAGAGCCTCAAGTATCATTTGATCTCTACATACCTTTTGCGTGAACAGTAGCTGATGCCTGGTGGTATCATTTGACACAAGAAGATAACTAATGGGTACATAGTAAATTAATGACTAGGCCAGTATTTTATGTTTTCTGTCGCAAAACAATAGTGGTGGTATCATTTGACAAGCTTATTCTTGTTATTTTATCTGTCATTTGACAAGCTTAATTGGGCTATTTCCCTGTAATATTCTCTTatattaagagaaaaaaaagtctattCTGAATTATACTATTCCCTGAATGAAACTGTTGTCTGGATATTGATGGATTCCCTTTTGCTACCAGTAGTGCTTGTCTTTATTTATTTCCAAGCTGGCCGACTTATTTCATTGTGGTTCctctatttatatttatgcTTAATAATAGTATTCACTGGCATCAGAAGAAGCCAGAAAGGGGACTTCTATGATTCGGTATGACATTGGTTTCGCTAAAAGTTAACTCATGGATGAGAAAACCTTACATGTATTTTAGTAGCTAACAACAGAGAACATCCATGATACCGTCATGGGTCAGTAACAGTTAAAATGTTTGATGGTTATTAATTGTGGTATGTTCTTCTGTCTGTACATGGTTCTGTTTGATGAACTGCTCGGTCATTCATTCAtgctctgaagtctgaagcAACATGTTATTCTAGGGATAAATTATGTCTTGCTCTATGTCGATAACATTTCTTGCTTTCTTGTATCTTTTCTTCTTGATCTCCAATATGTTATGTGATTATCTCAAGCAACGCAGATGCAATGCTAATTGTTTTTCAATGTATATAGGTGGTAGCAGCGTTTTTTGAAgaagtaaaagagatggagctGGAACCTGAGATTCTTCCAGAGAACAATAGGCGTCGCTCAAGTTCAggtctctttcttcttccttgcaCACATTCATGCCGTTCTCTCATCT
This region includes:
- the LOC127762224 gene encoding uncharacterized protein LOC127762224, coding for MAAPTATAVFLDENLHIHRGPAGKRADGLKAKPLKPLAAKQGLQEKKALRDVSNIGKPPVSTRKPLQDVSNTAKPRGRNISDGTTLKKTALRSHEATKNPVKKTVIFSDETAKCHEWAKDGVEGTHFTGNDSQKLEKDSQDKRVKKKVEKIMSALHDWPDAVFDHVLFPSEVVAAFFEEVKEMELEPEILPENNRRRSSSGDKMKLAEDPFTEDELDYYPFLENNPVEFQLRDELPLLEPGMN